Genomic window (Pyrus communis chromosome 13, drPyrComm1.1, whole genome shotgun sequence):
AGGTTTatcgagttttcacaaaacccccaCGTTTGAGACATTACACTAACACCCCCTCAGGTTTTAAATTCGTTTCATATAACCCCATgagtcaaaattttgtttataaatttaccAATTTGCCCTTATTGACTACTTGAAACTAATAAAGAAaaactttataattatatataaaaaaaaaagatacaaaaCATTAAACATTTATAATTTACAAGAAGATGACCAtgtggacaaaaaaaaattaaatattacttTGCAAACAACGAACCAGGAAATGATGGAATGATGATTTGAACAGGGTGtgaaagaacaaagaaaaaggtaTAAGCAGAcgcttggtaaaaaaaaaaaagatggcaTGTAGTTTCAAAAGGAATTGATTCCTCAGAGGGGGTAGGAGaaatattttattcaaaaaaataaaaaaaataaaaacactgttcatcttcttcttcccctcgCACCCGAGCAACCACCCccatcttctccttcttcctccatcaccaccaccaattcaaaCTTTGAACAAACCAAAAATCAATCTctgtaacaaaataataatttggtacCAAAATCAGGTTGGTGTGGAaatggcggtggcggtggcggtggcggtggaaGATGGTGGGGATTTTGGGGACTTGGGGACTTgtgttttggtggtggtggtgctgggAATGCAATTTTCAGGAAGCGGGCTGGGGTTCTGCCATGGCTTCCAGATTTCATCTCCACCACTACTGGCCCCTTATGTTGCTGGATCAGGTATACATTTGCGGATTGTGGGGGTGAAAGGTAGCTAGGTGGCTGTGATGGGTGGGTGATGGAGGTGGTTCCAATGGGAAGAAGATGAGAATGTTAGCTAGGGTAGGAGAAAAGTGGTTGCCAAAAGTTTAAATGGATGGTGATGATGGAGAAAGGAGGAGGAGATGGAATGGAGGTGGGATGTGGGAGGGGAAGAAGAAATGAACAGCttctttattattaaataaaatatatttttcaaagtaataattaaatttttttcccttaattTCTTTTTCCCTATATTTTACTTTGATATCAGTTTTTTGcatgtttataaatattttcttattcaataaaatttttaggtttttttaattataagggtAAATTAGTAAATATATGGAGATTTTTTACTCAAGGGGTTATATGAAAGAGAATTAAAACCTAAAGGGGTGTTAGTGTAATGTCTCAAACATGaggggttttgtgaaaactcgatAAACCTCAGGTGGTGTTAAGTGTAATTAACACCAAAGAAGTGAACATGTTATTCAAGTGAAATGAGGGCTCTTCAAATTCTAAAATTGGTCGTTATAAAGGATGGATTATATGCAAGTAAAATGTATACCTACAAAAAGAAGACATTAACACCAGCCTCAACATTATATTTAACagtataaccataactaaaagCAGTGGACTGGACATAAATGAAATACCAGATGCCCTGTGATCATAACTATGTCCAAATAGaccttcccttttccttcactTACTTTTAACATGGAACATCTAGTACTTCAAACATTCAGATAATACCTATGTTAAATTCCCACCCACCTATCTGAATGCCCATAAAGCCGTTGGTTTAGAGAAACTAAGGAGAGTTATCAGAAAGTAAATACCATGTTCATTTAGCTAAACAAGCAAGCATCAGTCCAACTGtcacctcaaaaaaaaaaaagtgttaccTCTTGATCTGCTAGTAAAACATCATCCAGAACAGGTCCATTAGTGTGAACATCTTGGTTCCTGATTGTGGTACTGCTCCATTTTGGTAACCCGACATTCtggaataaaaaagaaaataccataagaaaaaaaagaaattatgccAAGAATATGACATGCGGacaggaaaaaaatatattattcaaCCACATACTGAGAGAAGATAACTGAGATCAAGATGCTGAGTTTTCACTAGCGATATATCTCGTGGCCTCAGTAAATTTGTCTGCCCAATTATATCGTCTAACTTCTCATATCCCAACTGTGCTAACATACCTCTTACCTGAGAAaacaataattaagaaaaagaataaaactaCAGACAAGAAACTTAAGCACTAAACCTGTTAATACatgaattataaaatttaaaagaggCAAATTTACCTCCTCAGCAACATAGAGAAAAAAATTGACAAGATCACCAGGGACTCCAGGAAATCGAGCACGCAGTTCTTCTCTCTGTaaatcaattgaaaaaaaaggaatgaaaCAATGCAACCTCATTTTCCATATGACAAAACAATAGCAAAATGGAAAATGCTAAACATACTTCCCAGacagtttttgaattttagtttttcataaCATGGCTACCGAGGTTGCTTGCCATGTTTATCGCTCATACCCACCCCATGCTTGTATCACGTGtagcacaaaccaaatggcaaaCAACATGGTGTGCCAAGCCATGGAGTAAAACAAGTGTACCATTACTGGTAACAAATTAGAAGAAAATCAGTCACTGTGATACCTGACTGGCTACACCAACTGGACAATTATTTGTATGGCAAATGCGGGCCATAACACACCCTGTAGCAATCATTGCAACAGAACCAAATCCATATTCATCAGCACCCATTGCTGCAGCCATTAAGACATCGACTCCACTTTTAAAGCCACCATCAACTCTTAAAATAACTCGTTCTCTAAGTCCATTTGAAATAAGTGTCTgtcaaaattttacaaaaaaaagaaaagcaattaAAGCATATTCAAAGGACATCCAATAAAAGAAGTCACCCTTTTGGATCTTTCATTGAATCACCTGGTGTGTTTCTGTAAGTCCCAGTTCCCAGGGACCACCAGCATGCTTGATGGAACTTATAGGACTGGCTCCAGTTCCACCATCATGACCTGATATCTGCACAGTAAAAAAGGAGGTTTGTCTCAGAAAAAGTGAGATCAGAAGAATAGAAAATTCAATTATATAACAATGCTTTAAAAGGCGAAGGCAAAGCCACGGCGTTTCATGGATAGCCTTGAGGCATAAGGCGATAGCCTCAACGGtacctaaaattattataatacttgatatatataatatgatacTTTGTAAAACAATCAAGCAAGCATGCCAAacaatcaaatatttgactattattattatttctccaGTTCACATCATAAAGTCATAATAAACTAACAGAACTaagttaaaaacataaaattagcaTGAATTTTATAAAAATCCTGCCCAAAACGACATCGTTTTGGGTTTGGGctgtgtttaaaaaaaatagataaacaaataaaactcCCAGGTCGCCAACATGCCTGAGGTGATAGCCTAGGCGCTTGAGGCAATCGCCGAGGCGTTTAGGCTAGTCTGTAGCTCACTCCAACTGGGCAGAGGCGTTTTCTTCATAGCCCCGCCCCATAAACCGGCTAGGCGAGTCttaaaactagtttttttaaaacactgttACATAATCAAATAGTTACTTGCACCATGTGCATATTCAACCTTCCTTACACAAGGACTGACTCTAGGATCAAACTGTAATTGCAACTGTTGCTTGTCACTCAAAGCTCAAACTTGTTACACTAGTGGTATAAATacaaccatttcataaacaccTACTCCTGCATCGATTACATGAAAACTTAGGAAAGAAAGTGATCAATAATGGCTTAAAGTATTATCTACGAAGAAGAAAACAGAATATAGAATAGGAAAGAGCCCTCTTCACATTAATCCTTTCCCCGAACCCATACGTGTTTCTGTAGGTCTTACTGTAACAGGTTTGTCTGGAAACATGCGTACCCATATTTTTCCACTACGGTGTGCATGggtaaaaatataaaatcttcTATGGCTTGACAAGGCCAGTAAAAATACGGGGAATTACAATCTACCCTCCTTAAAAGAAATTCCGCCCTCGAAATTTACTAAACCTTCTGTTCAACTTATCTAATTGGATCCAGTCTCCCAAGGGTGTCTAGTCCCTGGAACAGTGTCCCAATGTTTCCGAGTTATTTGTACTTAAATTTATAACATCGACAGCTACATAAAAAGCACAGAGAAGCTAGCCATCAAAATTATCATCCTGCTCAGTACACAAACATACTCATTCAGTGCCAATTCCGGATTTACGATAAGTACCTGAATGACATCAGCATTACCCTTTGCAACACCAGAAGCTACAGTGCCAATTCCAGCTTCTGCCACAAGCTTTACTGACACCTTAGCATTAGGGTTCACCTATTCATTTAATGGATATTGGTATCTTGTATCAGCAATCTTGTGATATCTCAGTAAGAAATTAAGCACACCTAATTTGCATCAAGTATAACCTGATGAAGATCATAGATCAATTGGGCAAGATCCTCTATGGAATAAATGTCATGGTGTGGAGGTGGAGATATAAGTGGAACCCCTGGTTTAGAATTTCTCAACCTCGCAATATATGCACTGACTTTTTTACCAGGCAATTGGCCACCTTCACCGGGCTTCGCACCTTGTGCAATTTTAATTTCCAGCTGATCAGCGTTGACCAAGAAGGTTGGAGTGACACCAAAACGTCCTGAAGCAACCTGAATATATCAAAGCTTTCTGTGATTTATTGCTTATTGGAAATGCATAATCAACTACCATTTCAATAAACATTTATATAGAGGACACTGAAATATATTCCTATATATTTAAACAAGGTAGTAGAAGCCGTTTGCAGCTAGTGCCATAATGGATGTTTAAAATTATGCATTAGGGAGTCCATATTAAAGGAAATAAAATGTTCAATGTAATGACCTGCTTGATAGCACTTGTAGCAGTATCTCCATTTTGAAGACCTTTGAGATGTGGAAGGGTGGGAGAGTATCCATCAACGACATCTGTAAGTGGTTTCCAACGAATAGGATCCTGATAGATGGTCACAcaatttagattttaaaattaGAATCGTCACTGAAACAATGAACCAATGACTAAAATAATACATTAAACGAAAACTGTCCATGGAAAGTGTAACAAAGGTGGACGGTTTACCTCACCACCTTCTCCAGAATTGGACTTTCCACCTATTCTATTCATTGCAACGGCAATAGCCTCGTGAGTTTCTCTTGAAATAGCTCCAAGTGACATCCCACCAGTGCAGAACCGTTGAACAATGGATACAGCAGGTTCAACTTTTCCAACAGGAATTGGAGTACGATCACTTTTGAACTCAACAAGATCACGAAGAACCTAAAGGTTGAATTAACAAGGTAAAAGTCAATATCAAATGAATTTTCTATTTTCAGTTCAAACCTCTACAATGAATAAgtgaaaatgcacaaaaacaaataaatgactTGGGCACTCACATTTACAGGTCGGTTAGCTAAATGCTGTTGATAAACTGAAAAAGcactttcatttttttggcGGACAGCTTTGTGGAGCAATTTTGACATCTCTGGGTTGTTTCCATGATACTCCCCTTATAATAAAGAAATAAACATTGATAAGCTTAAGAACACAATTATTGCATCAAGCTATTACAGCAAGTgttaaagtgcttttaaaatataGGAACACATACTTATACTATTGGCTAAGTTTGAAATAAGTTGCCTTTACACCTTTTTCTTAAAGATgaaaatttatgtttaaaaaaattgagtaaACTACACAATGTTTCAAACTCAGCCAACATTTTACACAATTAAAGCCAGAATATAGATTCTCCACTTCCACCTGGAGTTCTTGTTACCCaaatttttcacttcttttatTAATAGTCTAGACACTAGTGAAGTAAGGTCACCAGTCACTGTCAAAACGTCTCCTTTGATAATAACAGTTACCTCCTGGCCTGAATTGTAtaaatccaaaattttcaagtcttttAGCTGTATCCTCAGAGAAAGCCTTCACCCAGAAGGACAAAGTCTCCCTTGCAAGCtgttcaagaaaacaaaaataatcataaataaataagtggATATGTAGTTCAGAAGAGCATGATACTTTAAACACAGTATAGTTTCAACAGTCCCCTAGCAGCCTAAGATTGGTTGCCCACTCAGATTCAACTATCGTGTTCTTTATCTCTTCCATGTGGAgcaggtttagggtttaggattcaATTATTGTGTGATCTTTATCTTCCCATTAAACTATATAGTAGGAAGCTATATTCCTACCACTGTCTGTAAAATCCTTTGGAAGGCAAGAAAGTGTATCTTAATAAGTAAAACTTATATACGTAACCCCTAACTTCTGATAGCACTTTTAAAGGGTCTCCTTGTTCTCAAGTTGAAGGAAAAATGATTTGTCTTAGAAATATAGCTGTAAATGCAACCTGTGTACATAAAGATAGTAACTGAGGTTTAAGATTATATTTATGCAACATTATTGTTCTTTCTACTTTTCTTGTTGCATTAATTCTCAATTACCAGAAGTATAAACATGCGGACAAGTCAGTACAGTGTGAtctgaaaaaacaaatatatatatatatatataccataaaaagtgaaataaattatatatagaaTATAGATATAAATATTCATATGCATGATGGTAGCAATGTCCAATCTGCAACCATTTTCAAGTTTTCCATGACTCTTACCTCATCAAAAGTTAATCCACCAATACAAGATATACTTCCACAAAATGCAAGATCAACAACCTCCTTCCCCAATCCATAGATCTCAAATATCTGTGCACCACAATAACTATATCCGAGAAAAAGGTAAAATAGATTTGTCAATTAACGAGATAAAACGAGGAATGAGATAAGTTAACTAAAGATAAAATACTTAGAGAGTGAAAGTTAAATCAGAATTCATACCATAGAAAGAAAGATAcaaacatagaaaaaaaaataataacaataaaccaGTACCTTGAAAGCAACGAAATGCCCATTTTGGAAAGAATTTTAAGAAGACCAGCTTTAACAGCCTGAAACAGTAAGAAACAATCCGTTTCTCAGAATAGCATCCTCAACGTGTGCAATGGAAAAGAGGTATACCTTGTCCATCATTATAAATGTATTGATAAACGCAAATTCCAGGAACAAAAATCAATCATGCCTCATTTAACTAATTACATTTTCAACCGGGTGCTCCAGAAATACAACACTTAAGTGCTCTAGATCAGTTGTTGGATAATGCTTAGCATGTATAAAAGTCACCCCAAGAAAAAACATGTAAGAGAAAAATAAGCTACTTCCAAGACTTAACCAAGTATGGGTTGcaaaatttattacctaattatcCATTAAAAGGGAATCAAATTGCCAAAAGTAAACAAATCAAACTATACAAAGAATGCTTTCACTAGAATAAAAAAGATACCCACAAACTATACTTCTTATAAAGCTACTGTATTGTACTGACCTTGCAGAAATTCTTTTGAGCCTGTTCAATTGTTACAGTAGGCATCTTCCCATTACGCATTAAATTTACAGTTTTAGCACTCAGACGCCATTGCCGACACGTCTCTAATGCCAAGTATGGACAAATAGCACTGGAAAGACCATTCAAAATTGTTAAGAACTTTGAAATAGATAAAAGGTTAAGAAGCAAGACTATACATTTAGTCAAATTCATCCAATGAACACAACAAATGAATATGGAGATCCTTAAACTGCAGACACTACCTCCTCATGTAATGTTCATAATATAGAAGAGTCGTTAACATGGTTGATCAAAACATTCCCATATTTGTAAATGATCTGCTTTAATTTTAAGGTCAAACTTCTCTTAAAAGGAAATATGTAATGTAAAGATGATTACTATGGTAAACTACCAGGGTGGTGAACCAAAGGTGAAGCAAATGTTTCTGTATTAGAGACATAACTAAAGTACATACACCTATAACTATATTTAAAAttactattatatatatttttattgacaaaaggcaggaaaaaagaaagatgcAAAAGGACCAGATAATTCTTTCAGAAAGAATTCTCATGAAGGAGAAATGACCTTGCACCATATCCAATCAGGCAGGCAAACTGGTGAGTGCTAAAACACTGAGCAGTGTCTACTATGATAGAAGCTGACATTCGCAAGCCATTTTGAATAAGATGCTGATGAACAGCACCAACAGCAAGAAGGATGGGAATTGCAGGTCTAGTTGCCTCCTGAAGAAAAAGTAGAAAAGGCATGAGTGAATTGTTAACAATCTATCATCAACAGAGAACAAGTCCAATCTGattacaaaaaggaaaaaaagtcgTAAATCTTTTAACGTTGATTACCAGGTTTTAGACGATAGATTAATTCATACTACTTGGTTACATTCAAGGCAAAACTTCCCAAATTATAGTAAGGTCAGTTTAAGAAAAAAGCTTCAAGTGAAATCATGACTCAACTTATTCCCATTGTATAGGGCAACGTCACATCAAGCTCAAAACTGGTggaacaaagaaaaacaaattttgcACGAATGCAGAAATAAGCTAAATTGATTCCTTACCAGCTCATCAGCCCGATCAGAAAGCACAAGCAGTTGGCAACCATTTTGAACAGCTTCATCAGCAGCTTCACAAAGCCTATATAGAGTCTTTTCCAAGGAACCATCAACCCCTTTATGGATATCAAAAAATGTAGGTAAAACTTGGGGTTTCAACTTCGCATCCTTTAGCAACAAATCAAGTTCTCCTTCATTCAGCACAGGACTAGACAAGATAACCTGATCCAgaacataaaacaaattttaattcaCAAGAAATCTCCATTTCAACAACATTATAGTTGCCATAACATATAACTGAGGCAAAGTGATACATGCTAACAAACCTGCGATGCATTTTCAGGTCCAACCTCCAAAATATTTTGTCGCTTTCCGATGTTGATTTCAAGAGACATAACTAAACCTTCTCGAAGAGGATCAATGGCTGGATTTGTAACCTGCAAGGAaggaaatgaaaaaagaaagaaatatgaaattaacattagaaaaaaaaaaaaaaaaaaaaaaaaactattcttgcaaaataaaaaaataactataACATCAAATACATAATTATTCATTATCCTCGATAAATTTACAGAAAGAACATACAGACCATAACATTATGAATCATTTGTATGACGTGGTTGAGAAATGATCCCTTTACATCTTTCAGGACTTTTACAGTTTGAACTAATGAAGTTCCTCAAGCAATAGATGACAATATGACTAAAGGACCATCTTCAGTTCGACTAGGGTAAACCATTGCTTGAAACTGTAAGTGACAGACCTGTGCAAACCGTTGCTTGAAATAGTCATAAAGCATATGAGGCCTCTGAGATAATATTGCCAATGGAATATCGTCACCCATACAAAATGTTGGCTCCTTCCCTTGTGAAGCCATAGTCTCAATAACCATTTGTACATCCTCACTGGAGTAGCCAAATGCCCTGCAACAGAAGTGTCGAATGTTTAAGTCCCATTCATGAAAGTAATTATGTACTAATGATATTCAAAGTAAAACCTTGCCCACCGAAAATACTGGAGACGTCAATGAAATAGACCcaataaaatcaaaagtaaTCAGTGAACAAATGGACACCAATAAGATGCTTCACAAAGAATCATTTAATCCATTCCGCTGCCATAAACCCAATACCATCACTCGGTTCCTATTCTCTACTGCTCATAAAAACTAAACCTAAACATTTATTCTGAATTTAACAGAATAATCAAAATTCGATGTCTACATTTTGTGCACCCTTCAGTATTAGTACTTTTTAAAAGGAAATACCTACAGCTAAGTAATTGCTCTACATCTTACAATGCAAAAAGATGACAAAACAGCTCCAAACCTTGACAAAAGGTCTACttcttggaaagaagaaagaaacctacttcttggaaagaagaaagaaaccaaAGGAACAATATATTTACTGCTACATTCATTTGTTCTTGACTATTTCACAAGCAGAACACACCACCTCcacccccccccctctcttCCCACCCTGGTACCATGCAAGCATATGCTTGTAAAATAATAGAAATGTCCGCAGCGGAAGAGATAATATCTAACAGTATTGGAGAATGAGAATACATTGGTATGCTACAACCACAGTACATGATATCCCATAGAACAAGAATAAAactataaattatatatactacaTATCAGTTACAGTTATCAGAAAAAAAGCGTGCACATGATAGAAATTAAGTATGAACATCAATCATGTACACTATGGCAGCATAAAATCATGGCAACAATACCAATGAGATTTCTACCATATCTGAATAGCCGGTGAAACAGAAGACTCACTGTTGCCGTCTTAGTATTGTATCATTTTCTGCAACTGTGGCTGAAAGGAAGTTCACAGCCTTCAACGATCGCATGTTTTCCTGTAGCCACTTTCCATATGGATTTGACAAAGCTACACGCTTTTTAACTTCTGTGTTCTCATAAACCTGCAATTTGAAGTGCTTAAGATTTAACATAagctctaaaacaacttaagcATAGATAATGAGTGCCACagctgaaaaataaaagaagattaGAATTTGATAAATGTGAAACAGGAGTCATGCACTCCTAAGGTCCTCATTTTGAGGACCTATGAGAATCAAATGGATATTAGCCACAGGATTATAATAGTTTATATCCAAAGGCTTAAATTATTTGACACCTTAATGAagcaaaataagaaaatgagtTTTCTAATGGTTCATGGATTTTAAGTTGGTATTGCTTTATTAAGTGTCAAATACTTTAAGCCATTAgatctaaactaatataatcttGTGGCTAATACGCATTTGGTCCTCACAAGTCCTCTAAATGAGAACCATAGGAGAGCAGGACTCTGCGAAACAGATGCATCATACACTTTTGTGTTCTCATGACAAAAAATACGAAATGCTTAGGCCAAACACGAAAATAAAGAAACACATTGTACACAAGCCAGTcctaatttcattttcttactATTTGAAAGAAAGAATTGGAGTAGTTAAACCGATAAGTTGCAACTGCACATTTAACTGGGATCCCATAATGCATAATGGAAGCCATGACGCATAAGCTTTTTGGGAATagaaatataataataacaattcctAAAATTGTATAATAAAGACATAACTGAATAGGGCATTACTCGTCCTGTGCATCATTTATTCTGTAGAATAGCATTCTTTGAAGAATTTGCATACTTTTTAGACAATAATGATTATATCTAGGTCAATTCCTTTATTTGCTGTAGTTCAATTGggatatgaaaacaaaaattcatcaCAGTTACTTCCAAAATCCATCTAATTGCAGCACCAAGGAAAGACAAAACCAAATGTTGTACAAACTTGACCTATCACTAAATCCACATTACTACCATTTTAGAACTAAATGTTCATCACAGTtaaatacaaaacagaaatcctgtaggaaaaacaaagcaacagaatcgaaaaggaaaaaaaagaacttaGTGCTGCACAAAGTACAAACCTGCCCACTTATTAAATCAGCAGCTATCATCATTCCAGGACCTAGACGACCTTTCATTGTAATTTTAGAATCATCCACAGGTACAACACCAACCTGAACAAGATAATAACAGCTTCAGATGTTTATCACATCACATCAAACATATTGTTCATGCAGCCTTGGAACAAAAAGTATGTATTATTGTGCAACTATGGAGAATGAAGGACACAACTAGGTCTCTAGTCAAATGTTTTTTAAGTGaagtaaataatttaataatgcACCACTAAATAGTTCCCACCAACAACAGTTATTACACTGAAAAAAGGACAGTTAAGCACCaagcaaataaaagaaaaacattagCCAAAAAGAACACTCTATTAAAAGAGATACCGGCTTCCCAATCCATGTTTACACTGAAGAAAGAACAGCCTTTGAATCCAGAAGTGAATGATGCCCAAAGAAATCCACCGCCTCCATATCTTTTTACTCTTAAAAAATGAAACTATTTCTTGAAGACCAAGCCACCAAAAATTTTCCTTCCCCCAACACTAAAATTCAACCCATGTCCAGAAGCACAAAACCtttcaaaaaaatgaagaatgaCAAGGGCATGCTACCACCCAACTCATATAGCCGCCTAAAATAATCTTAAACCACTGGACaataaaggaaaatctgattcATACTCTTAGCTGCTCCATTGCACATAGGGACAACCATTAAGGAGAAACAAAAACTGAAGGCTCTAACAAACATTCACTCCCCCATGAGCAAACACCAAACTCTTAGGTACTGAAACTGGACTCATTTTTCATCTACTCCCTAAGCGTTACTGCTCTAAACAGAATTAATAGCATCCTTTTTTTCCCGGTTAATTGGTTAGTATTTCTACACACTACTAATACTTCCTGGAGACTTTGAATTCAAACATTAACTACTATAAGTGAGTGACTCTTAGACTATCATTAGCAACTAGACAAAATTAACTTAGGCTATCTTTGTACTGTTCTTTTTAATGAGTAGTTATGTTTTGATTCCAAATAAAGGAATAAAGGTTTATCAATTATCCCAATCATTCTCAAAACCCAATTTAATCTCAATCACCAGCATAAAGCCAGTGGCACGAGCCAAAGTTGTCCAAGCACACTGTCAAACATCAAGAATTTCAAGCAACAAAGGAAACAGCGCGCACCTCAGATGCAACATATACAACATTATCAGATGTCCTCCAATACCTAGCCGGGCGAAGACCATTCCGGTCAAGACAGGCCCCAACTGTTTTTCCATCACTGTACCACATGAGTTAGAATAGCAACAATCAGAAAGAAAAACTGttcattaaaagaaataaaattgcaATGCAAATGTGATTCAACATTAACAGTAAGATATTCTTCAGTCTTTCACAGTTCTTTTAACAAAGTGCATAGTGAAACGTTTATAAACACAAAGCAATATGGTCAGCAAATATCATTGATCCAGAGACTTGCATTTGTCACATAACTATACTACTGTACAAAGAAAGTTTTTCATCAAATCAGATTCTACAAAGCaataggaaaacaaagaaaagaactaCTTTCACCCCTCATTTATGGTAGTTTACTACCCAAGGATGAAAGtattggtgtccatggaaaacTGATCCAGATTCGCATAAATATTAATAATCCAGATTTATGTAATTATCAATGAAAACGTCTGTAAAAGTAATGAAAACAGCGAAAGTTTTCATATAAGCATGGAAAACATGAACAATAGTTTGAGATATACCAGACCAATCAACAATGAAAGAGTTAAACATGTAAAAATCATATAACAGTATCATCAATTATGTCATTATAAGGCTATAAGCATATGAGATCTTGCTGCTGCCCATGTCATAATTCAGGAATTAGCTGCAGAGTTAACTGCTTCATTCGAACAAAGCTGTTAAAGGAATTTGaacataaaaaatgaataaataaaaagtacCACTGGAATTTCAGTAAACCCTAGGAAAATGAGGTAGAAAGCCTCAATCTCTCCACCGAGACAGAAATTTCAACAAAATGGTGGAAGGATGTCAACTCTAGTTTCAAAGTTTGGTgatctcaaaaaataaaaaataaataacccATAAATTGTCCCATATTTTCATTCTGGTAAGAATAGAATATACTTCTCAAACAAAAACTAAGACTAAAGAACCATGTGATCTCCTAGCCAATTTCTGATACCCTAAATCTCTCATCATTCACATCAATATGAAATTGATCATTGGCCACTAGTTGCAATCTAGAGGTATGTAAAAAGAATTCTTGTACGatgaaggaaaagaaacaccacACTAGCTAACATGGATAGTGTTAAATTATTCTTATGCCACACAATGAAATAGCTTT
Coding sequences:
- the LOC137713033 gene encoding ferredoxin-dependent glutamate synthase 1, chloroplastic/mitochondrial; the encoded protein is MALQSVTPIAQLLHCSSNGRSPATQPPRNGLFVVDFAGLCGKSKRTRRKFGAASDHRTFPHFVSRNCHSVNAVLDVGRSSDSAASDQSTRMTPDLKPKVADLQDIISERGACGVGFIANLENKASHGIVEDALTALGCMEHRGGCGADNDSGDGSGLMSSIPWDLFDNWANKQGIASFDKLHTGVGMVFLPRDDNLMKEAKKVVVNIFRQEGLEVLGWRPVPVNASLVGYYAKETMPSIQQVFVKVVKEENVEDIERELYICRKLIERAASSESWGNELYFCSLSNQTIVYKGMLRSEVLGLFYSDLQSDLYKSPFAIYHRRYSTNTTPRWPLAQPMRLLGHNGEINTIQGNLNWMQSREASLKSPVWNGRENEIRPFGNPKASDSANLDSAAEFLLRSGRSAEEALMILVPEGYKNHPTLSIKYPEVIDFYDYYKGQMEAWDGPALLLFSDGKTVGACLDRNGLRPARYWRTSDNVVYVASEVGVVPVDDSKITMKGRLGPGMMIAADLISGQVYENTEVKKRVALSNPYGKWLQENMRSLKAVNFLSATVAENDTILRRQQAFGYSSEDVQMVIETMASQGKEPTFCMGDDIPLAILSQRPHMLYDYFKQRFAQVTNPAIDPLREGLVMSLEINIGKRQNILEVGPENASQVILSSPVLNEGELDLLLKDAKLKPQVLPTFFDIHKGVDGSLEKTLYRLCEAADEAVQNGCQLLVLSDRADELEATRPAIPILLAVGAVHQHLIQNGLRMSASIIVDTAQCFSTHQFACLIGYGASAICPYLALETCRQWRLSAKTVNLMRNGKMPTVTIEQAQKNFCKAVKAGLLKILSKMGISLLSSYCGAQIFEIYGLGKEVVDLAFCGSISCIGGLTFDELARETLSFWVKAFSEDTAKRLENFGFIQFRPGGEYHGNNPEMSKLLHKAVRQKNESAFSVYQQHLANRPVNVLRDLVEFKSDRTPIPVGKVEPAVSIVQRFCTGGMSLGAISRETHEAIAVAMNRIGGKSNSGEGGEDPIRWKPLTDVVDGYSPTLPHLKGLQNGDTATSAIKQVASGRFGVTPTFLVNADQLEIKIAQGAKPGEGGQLPGKKVSAYIARLRNSKPGVPLISPPPHHDIYSIEDLAQLIYDLHQVNPNAKVSVKLVAEAGIGTVASGVAKGNADVIQISGHDGGTGASPISSIKHAGGPWELGLTETHQTLISNGLRERVILRVDGGFKSGVDVLMAAAMGADEYGFGSVAMIATGCVMARICHTNNCPVGVASQREELRARFPGVPGDLVNFFLYVAEEVRGMLAQLGYEKLDDIIGQTNLLRPRDISLVKTQHLDLSYLLSNVGLPKWSSTTIRNQDVHTNGPVLDDVLLADQEISDAIENEKVVHKTIKIYNVDRAVCGRIAGVVAKKYGDTGFAGQLNITFQGSAGQSFGCFLTPGMNIRLVGEANDYVGKSISGGELVVTPVENTGFCPEDATIVGNTCLYGATGGQIFIRGKAGERFAVRNSLAQAVVEGTGDHCLEYMTGGCVVVLGKVGRNVAAGMTGGLAYILDEDDTFIPKVNREIVKIQRVNAPVGQMQLKSLIKAHVEKTGSGKGAAILKEWDKYLPLFWQLVPPSEEDTPEACADYEQTAAGAVTLQSA